From the Cryptomeria japonica chromosome 2, Sugi_1.0, whole genome shotgun sequence genome, one window contains:
- the LOC131855741 gene encoding universal stress protein PHOS32-like: MAETGDNPRERRIMVAVDESEESMHALSWAIDFLSIQPTDTIILLHAQPLPRVYSAIDGYIFTSDMVQSLQKYQERITEDVFQRAKNISTEKNVQMCLQTRVSVGDARDVICEEAEKVGVDLVVMGSRGYGAIKRAFLGSVSDHCAHNVKCPVMIVKHPKKK; the protein is encoded by the exons ATGGCAGAAACAGGGGATAATCCTCGGGAGAGAAGAATTATGGTGGCTGTGGACGAGAGCGAAGAAAGCATGCATGCCTTGTCATGGGCCATCGATTTTCTGTCAATTCAGCCCACCGACACCATTATTCTACTGCACGCACAACCGCTTCCTAGGGTTTACTCAGCTATTGATG GTTACATATTCACATCTGATATGGTGCAGTCCTTGCAAAAGTACCAGGAGAGAATCACTGAAGATGTATTCCAAAGGGCCAAAAACATTTCCACTGAGAAAAACGTACAA ATGTGTTTACAGACCAGAGTGTCTGTGGGGGATGCGAGGGATGTTATTTGTGAGGAAGCTGAGAAAGTTGGAGTAGACTTGGTGGTGATGGGGAGTCGTGGCTACGGTGCCATCAAGAG AGCGTTTCTGGGGAGTGTGAGTGATCATTGTGCTCACAATGTGAAGTGCCCAGTTATGATTGTGAAGCACCCCAAGAAGAAATAG